A genomic window from Punica granatum isolate Tunisia-2019 chromosome 2, ASM765513v2, whole genome shotgun sequence includes:
- the LOC116195468 gene encoding E3 ubiquitin-protein ligase RHF1A, translated as MDCDFSTSSAAGKLLSFGASSSVAAADDEVFEDSCSICLEPFTAQDPSTITTCKHEYHLQCILEWSQRSKECPICWQLLTLKDPNSQDLLDAVERERSIRSRISTTSPTLTGSRERLIGHDVSSDPEFDESFMRRLAALVSRDRDVQQRESERSTSFDQSGTPIFRSRVNFPRMSCPSETTGADNHDIHVQSSDGDFTGSNMPFSVTMHPPSHDASASVNSTRVAEKPSSPENSSFSDSLKLKLSSASARYKESISKSTRSLKDRILARNSVKELSKGVQREMSAGVARLIERLDLNSKQSGTSVSVPSRCDTTMKSPMKGEGVQEDITLQYASSNADVYDMGSIPGRLEVVPSQRGQ; from the exons ATGGACTGCGACTTCTCCACTTCCTCTGCCGCGGGGAAACTGCTCAGTTTCGGAGCTTCGTCCTCCGTCGCGGCAGCTGACGACGAGGTCTTCGAGGACTCATGCAGCATCTGCCTCGAGCCCTTTACGGCTCAGGACCCCTCCACT ATTACTACCTGCAAGCATGAGTATCACCTCCAATGCATTCTTGAATG GTCACAGAGAAGCAAAGAATGCCCAATTTGCTGGCAACTTCTCACACTGAAGGACCCTAACAG CCAAGATCTCCTGGATGCTGTTGAGAGGGAGAGAAGCATCAGGTCAAGAATCTCAACAACATCTCCAACTCTTACTGGTTCGAGAGAGAGACTTATTGGACAC GATGTTTCCTCGGACCCAGAGTTCGATGAGTCCTTCATGCGTCGTTTAGCTGCTCTGGTAAGCAGGGATCGTGATGTTCAGCAAAGGGAGAGTGAAAGGTCCACTAGTTTCGACCAATCAGGAACCCCAATTTTTAGATCTCGGGTGAATTTTCCTCGGATGTCATGTCCTTCTGAAACCACTGGAGCGGACAACCATGATATACATGTTCAATCCTCTGATGGCGATTTTACGGGTTCTAACATGCCATTTTCCGTTACCATGCACCCTCCATCCCATGATGCCTCTGCTTCTGTAAACAGTACTCGAGTTGCAGAGAAACCCTCCTCTCCTGAAAACAGCTCTTTCTCGGACTCTTTAAAACTGAAATTATCTTCTGCTTCAGCGAG ATACAAGGAATCGATATCAAAGAGCACTAGAAGCCTAAAAGACAGGATACTAGCTCGTAATTCGGTCAAGGAGCTGAGCAAGGGGGTTCAGCGTGAGATGAGTGCTGGGGTTGCTCGATTGATCGAGCGCCTTGACTTGAATTCAAAACAATCTGGAACCTCCGTATCTGTTCCCAGCAGGTGTGATACAACAATGAAGTCCCCTATGAAAGGAGAAGGCGTACAGGAAGACATAACATTGCAGTATGCTAGCTCAAATGCAGACGTATATGATATGGGTTCTATCCCAGGTCGACTTGAAGTTGTCCCATCCCAG AGAGGACAGTGA
- the LOC116195470 gene encoding peroxiredoxin-2F, mitochondrial has product MASAIMRRTSSAVVGALSAVTARTYASVAVGTDLVSAAPDVSLQKARSWDEGVSSKFSTTPLEDIFKGRKVVIFGLPGAYTGVCSQQHVPSYKDNIDKFKAKGIESVICVAVNDPYVLNGWAEKLQAKDAIEFYGDFDGKFHKCLDLTKDLSGALLGLRSERWSAYVEDGKVKVLNVEEAPSDFKVSGGEVILGQI; this is encoded by the exons ATGGCGTCGGCTATCATGAGGCGAACAAGCTCGGCCGTGGTCGGAGCTCTGTCGGCGGTGACGGCGAGGACCTACGCGTCGGTCGCAGTGGGAACCGACTTAGTCTCGGCCGCGCCGGATGTTTCCCTCCAGAAGGCGCGAAGTTGGGACGAGGGCGTGTCTTCCAAGTTCTCCACCACTCCTCTCGAGGACATCTTCAAG GGAAGGAAGGTTGTCATCTTTGGGCTCCCT GGTGCATATACGGGAGTTTGTTCACAGCAGCATGTTCCGAGTTACAAGGATAATATTGATAAGTTCAAGGCAAAAGGCATTGAATCAGTAATTTGTGTAGCTGTGAATGATCCATATGTTCTCAATGGCTGGGCAGAGAAACTTCAAGCCAAAGATGCT ATTGAGTTCTATGGAGATTTTGATGGGAAATTCCATAAGTGCCTGGACTTGACCAAAGATCTTTCAGGAGCTTTGCTTGGACTTCGCTCGGAAAG ATGGTCAGCATATGTAGAAGATGGGAAAGTCAAAGTTCTAAATGTGGAGGAAGCCCCATCTGATTTCAAGGTTTCAGGAGGCGAAGTTATTCTGGGTCAGATCTAA
- the LOC116195469 gene encoding 3-dehydrosphinganine reductase TSC10A-like: MADLNLAFLLFLLTPVLLLAVLFLIARPRPVRIPIKNRHVFITGGSSGIGLALAQRAASEGARVSILARSQGKLDEAKQAIQLATGIDVATFAADVRDLEAVKRAVEEAGPIDVLVVNQGVFVPEELDRQAIDEVKFMLDVNLVGSFNMIKAALPSMKSRTDRRPVSIALMSSQAGQVGIYGYTAYSASKFGLRGLAEALQQEVIADDIHVSLVFPPDTETPGFVEENKRRPQLTNVIAASSGAMKAEDVAKKALSGIKSGSFIVPCNFEGLLLSIATAGLSPQRSFVMAFFEVIAVGLVRLLALFFQWNWYRTIEKWHAQH, translated from the exons ATGGCGGACCTCAACCTCGCCTTCCTGCTCTTCCTCCTCACCCCAGTCCTCCTCCTGGCCGTCCTCTTCCTGATCGCCCGCCCCCGCCCTGTCAGGATCCCAATCAAGAACCGCCACGTCTTCATCACCGGCGGATCGAGCGGCATAGGCCTCGCCCTCGCGCAACGCGCCGCATCCGAGGGCGCGCGCGTCTCGATCCTCGCACGCTCGCAAGGCAAGCTCGACGAGGCCAAGCAGGCGATCCAACTGGCCACAGGGATCGACGTCGCGACGTTCGCTGCCGACGTCAGGGACCTCGAGGCAGTCAAGCGCGCGGTGGAGGAGGCGGGCCCTATCGATGTTCTGGTGGTAAACCAGGGGGTTTTCGTTCCTGAGGAGCTGGACAGGCAGGCAATTGATGAGGTGAAGTTCATGTTGGACGTGAATCTGGTGGGGAGTTTCAATATGATAAAAGCCGCTCTGCCTTCGATGAAGAGTAGAACTGATCGGAGGCCGGTATCAATTGCTCTCATGTCCTCTCAGGCGGGACAG gTGGGGATTTATGGGTACACAGCTTACTCCGCAAGTAAGTTTGGGCTTCGAGGTCTAGCAGAAGCATTGCAGCAAGAGGTGATTGCTGATGATATTCATGTTTCGCTAGTATTCCCTCCTGATACAGAGACTCCTGGGTTTGTGGAAG AGAACAAGAGAAGACCTCAGCTCACGAATGTTATTGCAGCATCTTCTGGTGCCATGAAAGCTGAGGATGTAGCCAAGAAAGCTCTTAGTGGCATCAAGAGTGGAAGTTTCATTGTTCCTTGCAACTTCGAGGGGCTCTTACTGTCTATAGCAACTGCAGGCTTGTCTCCTCAGAGATCATTTGTGATGGCTTTTTTTGAGGTCATTGCTGTGGGTTTGGTGCGTCTCCTTGCTCTGTTCTTTCAATGGAACTGGTACAGGACTATCGAGAAGTGGCATGCTCAACACTAG
- the LOC116196039 gene encoding peroxisomal adenine nucleotide carrier 1-like yields the protein MAFDLESVSEATSGAIGALVSTTVLYPLDTCKTKYQAEIRTGQQQKYRNISDVLWEAISTRQVLSLYQGLGTKNLQSFISQFIYFYGYSFFKRLYLKKSGKKSIGMKANLIIAAAAGAFNVVITMPLDTASSKMQTSEFGKSKGLWKILSEGTLGEAFDGLGISLLLTVNPSIQYTVFDQLKQRMLKGKQSSRAKGTVSSPEALSAFSAFALGAVSKCVATCITYPAIRCKVTIQAAESEEEHEMEEYQKKARRTVSGALYSIWKSEGLLGFFKGLQAQILKTVLSSALLLMVKEKITRTTWVLMLALRKYLLANRIRLKNT from the exons ATGGCGTTTGATCTGGAGTCCGTGTCGGAGGCCACGTCGGGAGCCATCGGGGCTCTTGTCAGCACGACCGTGCTCTACCCCCTGGACACCTGCAAGACCAAGTACCAGGCCGAGATTCGGACCGGCCAGCAGCAGAAGTACAG GAATATTTCAGATGTACTCTGGGAAGCGATATCTACCCGACAAGTTCTTTCGTTGTATCAGGGGCTCGGGACGAAGAATCTCCAGTCTTTTATTTCGCAGTTCATCTACTTCTACGGGTACAGCTTCTTTAAGAGGCTGTATTTGAAGAAAAGCGGGAAGAAATCTATTGGCATGAAGGCAAACTTGATCATAGCTGCTGCAGCTGGTGCTTTTAATGTCGTCATTACGAtg CCCTTAGATACTGCATCTTCGAAAATGCAAACAAGCGAGTTCGGTAAATCCAAAGGGCTTTGGAAAATTCTTTCAGAGGGCACGTTGGGCGAGGCATTCGATGGTCTAGGAATCTCTCTGCTGCTTACAGTAAACCCATCTATTCAG TATACGGTGTTTGATCAGCTGAAACAGAGAATGCTGAAGGGGAAGCAGAGTAGCAGAGCAAAAGGCACAGTATCATCACCGGAAGCTCTATCTGCGTTTTCTGCTTTTGCCTTGGGTGCAGTCTCCAAGTGTGTGGCCACTTGCATCACCTACCCCGCAATCAG GTGTAAAGTAACGATCCAAGCTGCCGAGTCAGAAGAAGAACACGAGATGGAGGAGTATCAGAAGAAAGCTCGTAGGACTGTCTCGGGGGCCCTCTATTCCATCTGGAAAAGTGAAGGCTTGCTGGGGTTCTTCAAAGGTCTGCAGGCCCAGATTCTGAAGACTGTGCTGAGCTCGGCCCTGCTGCTGATGGTCAAGGAGAAGATCACAAGGACCACATGGGTCCTAATGCTCGCTCTCAGAAAGTACCTACTTGCCAATCGTATCAGATTGAAGAACACCTGA
- the LOC116196038 gene encoding glucose-1-phosphate adenylyltransferase large subunit 3, chloroplastic/amyloplastic: MSLSAAGQLHGAIGLGGGSRGNNSKLVKFGNGELMGKKIILAQAGVSGGSLGRSKNANTKQGIRMSLTADFAADSKLKDLEMEKRNPRTVVAIILGGGAGTRLFPLTKRRAKPAVPIGGAYRLIDVPMSNCINSGINKVYILTQFNSASLNRHISRAYNFSSGTTFGDGYVEVLAATQTPGEAGKRWFQGTADAVRQFHWLFEDARSKDMEDVLILSGDHLYRMDYMDFVQNHRQSGADITISSLPVDDSRASDFGLMKIDNKGRILSFSEKPKGNELKAMQVDTTVLGLSKDEAQKKPYIASMGVYVFKKEILLNLLRWRFPTANDFGSEIIPASAKEFLIKAYLFNEYWEDIGTIRSFFEANLALTEHPPRFSFYDAAKPIYTSRRNLPPSKIDNCKIVDSIVSHGSFLTDCFIEHSVVGIRSRINANVHLKDTVMLGADFYETEAEAASLLAEGRVPIGIGENTKIKDCIIDKNARIGKNVVIANSEGVQEADRSTEGFSIRAGITIVLKNSTIPDGFVI, from the exons ATGTCGCTTTCAGCGGCAGGGCAGCTGCATGGGGCGATCGGGTTGGGAGGTGGCAGCAGAGGGAACAACTCCAAGCTGGTGAAGTTCGGCAATGGAGAGTTGATGGGCAAGAAGATCATCCTGGCCCAAGCTGGTGTTAGTGGAGGATCACTTGGCCGCAGCAAGAATGCTAACACTAAGCAGGGCATTCGGATGTCACTCACAGCTGATTTTGCAGCCGACTCCAAG CTGAAGGACTTGGAAATGGAGAAGAGGAATCCGAGGACGGTGGTGGCTATAATTCTCGGAGGAGGGGCTGGTACTCGCCTTTTTCCCCTCACCAAACGCCGTGCCAAGCCCGCT GTGCCGATAGGGGGAGCATACCGGCTCATTGATGTGCCAATGAGCAACTGCATTAACAGCGGAATCAACAAAGTCTACATCCTCACCCAGTTCAACTCCGCATCACTAAATCGTCACATTTCCCGTGCTTACAACTTCAGCAGTGGGACCACCTTCGGAGATGGCTATGTCGAG GTTTTAGCAGCCACACAAACTCCAGGAGAGGCGGGGAAGAGGTGGTTTCAGGGGACTGCGGATGCTGTGAGACAGTTTCACTGGCTGTTCGAG GACGCAAGAAGCAAGGATATGGAGGATGTGCTCATTCTTTCGGGAGATCACTTGTATCGTATGGACTACATGGATTTTGTTCAG AATCACAGGCAGAGCGGCGCAGATATCACCATTTCCTCTTTGCCCGTAGATGACAG TCGGGCCTCAGATTTCGGGCTGATGAAGATAGACAATAAAGGAAGGATCCTCTCCTTCAGTGAGAAGCCCAAAGGGAATGAACTCAAGGCAATG CAAGTAGACACAACTGTTCTTGGGCTCTCGAAGGACGAAGCCCAGAAGAAGCCTTACATTGCATCCATGGGAGTTTACGTCTTCAAGAAGGAGATCCTTCTAAACCTCTTAAG ATGGCGTTTTCCAACAGCAAACGACTTTGGATCGGAGATAATTCCTGCCTCTGCTAAAGAGTTCCTCATAAAG GCATATCTATTTAACGAATACTGGGAAGACATCGGGACAATTAGATCCTTCTTCGAGGCCAACCTTGCCCTTACAGAACAC CCCCCGAGGTTTAGTTTCTATGATGCTGCAAAGCCAATCTACACATCGAGAAGGAACTTGCCGCCCTCGAAGATTGACAACTGCAAG ATTGTGGATTCGATCGTGTCCCATGGAAGCTTCCTCACCGACTGCTTCATAGAGCACAGCGTCGTCGGTATCAGATCCCGGATCAATGCCAATGTCCACTTAAAG GACACGGTAATGCTTGGAGCCGACTTCTACGAGACCGAAGCAGAGGCAGCGTCCCTGTTGGCAGAGGGAAGAGTTCCAATCGGGATTGGAGAAAACACCAAGATCAA GGACTGCATTATTGACAAGAATGCGAGAATTGGGAAGAATGTTGTCATCGCAAACTCGGAG GGAGTACAAGAGGCTGATAGATCTACGGAAGGGTTCTCCATCCGAGCGGGCATAACGATTGTACTGAAAAACTCAACAATCCCAGACGGATTCGTAATATAA
- the LOC116196040 gene encoding uncharacterized GPI-anchored protein At3g06035: protein MATLQLRQLLFPVLLFCVLSAIPAVKCDSEEDNLLQGINSYRTSMNLTTLTKNDNAECLADALADQFKNQPCTNATGANTVPGTEAQLPAYPTLLEKCHLNVSNTRDGSVMPACVPNLVPSLVLSNFTQSQYSGNLNDTKYTGIGIGSENDWIVVILTTSTPEGGYSPASSDDAASLCSRTPLPSIFHLFFLLVGCLLLL, encoded by the exons ATGGCGACTCTTCAGCTCCGTCAACTCCTCTTCCCGGTGCTCCTCTTCTGCGTCCTCTCCGCTATACCCGCAGTCAAGTGCGACA GTGAGGAGGATAATCTTCTCCAGGGGATCAACAGCTACAGAACATCCATGAACCTGACGACCCTCACGAAGAATGACAATGCCGAGTGCCTTGCCGACGCACTGGCGGACCAATTCAAGAATCAACCTTGTACCAATGCTACAGGCGCCAACACCGTCCCCGGCACGGAGGCTCAGTTACCAGCCTACCCAACCCTTTTAGAGAAATGCCATTTGAATGTGTCCAACACGAGGGATGGGTCGGTGATGCCTGCCTGTGTTCCCAACCTTGTCCCGAGCCTTGTCCTCAGTAACTTCACCCAGTCCCAATACTCGGGGAACCTCAACGACACCAAATACACGGGAATCGGGATCGGTTCAGAGAACGATTGGATTGTCGTCATTCTGACCACGAGTACACCTGAAGGAGGTTATTCGCCTGCCTCTTCTGACGATGCTGCTAGTCTATGCTCGAGAACACCATTACCCTCCATTTTTCACCTGTTCTTTCTGCTTGTGGGTTGTCTCCTTTTGCTTTAA